In Lepisosteus oculatus isolate fLepOcu1 chromosome 28, fLepOcu1.hap2, whole genome shotgun sequence, the following proteins share a genomic window:
- the cyb561 gene encoding transmembrane ascorbate-dependent reductase CYB561 translates to MADSPVEQSCPSQLPWLVGGSQVFGLACVVLTGVWMGHYQGGYAWDGTAREFNIHPLCMVIGLVFLYGDALLVFRVFRNETKRVTKILHGVIHLFSLIITIVGLVAVFDYHAKNRFTDMYSLHSWCGMLNCVLFCIQWVMGLTVFLFPGGTPMLRKWYLPLHLFFGLTLFAFSIANCLLGIKEKLLFSIMSTYSKFPPEGVLANVLGLLLVVFGVLVGYIVTRKEFRRPRHPEEEALSMHFKTLTEGETPNTP, encoded by the exons ATGGCGGACAGTCCGGTGGAGCAGTCCTGCCCCTCTCAGCTGCCCTGGCTGGTGGGGGGCTCCCAGGTGTTCGGCTTGGCGTGTGTGGTCCTCACGGGGGTGTGGATGGGTCACTACCAGGGGGGCTACGCCTGGGACGGCACCGCCAGGGAGTTCAACATCCACCCGCTGTGCATGGTCATCGGACTGGTGTTCCTGTACGGGGACG CGCTCCTGGTGTTCCGAGTGTTTCGGAATGAGACCAAACGCGTCACCAAGATCCTGCATGGCGTCATCCACCTCTTCTCCCTCATCATCACCATCGTCG GGCTTGTAGCGGTGTTTGACTACCACGCCAAGAACAGGTTCACCGACATGTACTCCCTCCACAGCTGGTGCGGCATGCTGAACTGCGTCCTCTTCTGTATTCAG TGGGTAATGGGCCTGACTGTCTTCCTGTTCCCTGGAGGCACACCAATGCTGCGCAAGTGGTACTTGCCTCTGCACCTCTTCTTCGGCCTGACACTGTTCGCCTTCTCCATCGCCAACTGCCTGCTGGGCATCAAGGAGAAGCTCCTCTTCAGCATCAT GTCCACCTACTCAAAGTTCCCCCCTGAGGGGGTCCTGGCCAACGTGCTGGGCTTGTTGCTGGTGGTGTTCGGGGTGCTGGTGGGCTACATCGTGACGCGGAAGGAGTTCAGACGCCCCCGCCACCCAGAGGAGGAGGCCTTGTCCATGCACTTCAAGACCCTGACTGAGGGGGAGACCCCCAACACCCCTTAA